Proteins encoded in a region of the Equus asinus isolate D_3611 breed Donkey chromosome X, EquAss-T2T_v2, whole genome shotgun sequence genome:
- the FAM133A gene encoding protein FAM133A yields MGKRDNRVAYMNPIAMARWRGPTQSAGPTIQDYLNRPRPTWEEVKKQLENKKKGSKALAEFEEKMNENWKKELEESREKLLSGNESSSKKRERKKKKKKKSSRSSSSSSSSSDSSSSSSDSEDEEKKQGKKRKKKKNRSHKSSQSSTYESESESKEYVKKKKKSQDETEKEKDVRSLSKKRKKTYPEDKPLSSESSSESDYKEEVQAKKKRRCEEQEKAMEKAKKKKKKQHKKHSKKKKKKSGSSHKSE; encoded by the coding sequence ATGGGGAAGCGAGATAATCGGGTGGCATATATGAATCCTATAGCGATGGCCAGATGGAGGGGCCCAACTCAATCTGCAGGTCCAACAATACAAGATTATCTGAATCGACCAAGGCCCACATGGGAAGAAGTgaagaaacaattagaaaataaaaagaaaggctCCAAGGCGTTAGctgaatttgaagaaaaaatgaacGAGAATTGGAAGAAAGAActagaagaaagcagagagaaattaTTAAGTGGAAATGAGAGTTcatccaaaaaaagagagagaaagaaaaagaaaaagaagaagtctTCTCGGTCTTCGTCATCTTCTTCATCAAGCTCTGATTCTTCAAGCAGTTCTTCAGATTCtgaagatgaggaaaagaaacaaggtaaaaagagaaagaaaaagaagaatcgtTCACACAAATCATCACAAAGCTCTACATATGAATCTGAGTCAGAGAGCaaggaatatgtaaaaaagaaaaagaagtcacaagatgaaacagagaaagaaaaggatgtcagaagtctcagcaaaaaaagaaagaagacttatCCTGAGGATAAACCTTTATCATCGGAGTCCTCATCAGAATCAGATTATAAAGAGGAGGtacaagcaaaaaagaagagaagatgtgaagagcaagaaaaagcaatggaaaaagcaaagaagaagaaaaaaaaacagcacaAGAAACAtagtaagaagaagaaaaagaagtcaggTTCAAGTCACAAGTCGGAATAA